A window of Chitinophagales bacterium contains these coding sequences:
- a CDS encoding RNA-binding protein has translation MNIYVGNLSWGLKDQDLSNLFAQFGEVSSAKIVTDKFTQRSKGFGFVEMPNDEEAQAAIAQLNGSEVEGRNLVVNESRPKEGGSGGSGGFKKRSFGGGGGGGFRKGGNGGGGGYNRDRGGFRDNY, from the coding sequence ATGAACATTTACGTAGGAAACCTTAGTTGGGGTCTCAAAGATCAGGACTTGTCCAACTTATTTGCACAATTTGGCGAGGTGAGCTCCGCCAAAATCGTTACCGACAAATTCACCCAGCGCAGCAAAGGGTTCGGTTTTGTAGAAATGCCGAACGACGAAGAAGCGCAAGCGGCAATCGCACAGCTGAATGGCAGCGAAGTTGAAGGCCGTAACCTGGTCGTGAATGAAAGCCGTCCTAAAGAAGGCGGCAGCGGCGGCAGCGGTGGATTCAAGAAGAGAAGCTTTGGCGGTGGCGGCGGTGGCGGCTTCCGTAAAGGCGGCAACGGCGGCGGCGGTGGTTATAACCGCGACCGTGGTGGATTCAGAGATAATTACTGA
- a CDS encoding 30S ribosomal protein S18 translates to MAKNEIKYLTAIKTDTHVKKYCRFKKYGIRYIDYKDVEFLKKFLNEQGKMLPRRITGNSLKYQRLVGEAIKKARQMALLPYVTDLLK, encoded by the coding sequence ATGGCAAAGAATGAGATCAAATACCTGACCGCCATTAAAACCGATACGCACGTTAAAAAGTATTGTCGGTTTAAAAAATATGGCATCCGCTACATTGACTACAAAGATGTAGAGTTCCTGAAGAAATTTTTGAATGAGCAGGGCAAGATGCTCCCTCGTCGGATCACTGGTAACTCTCTGAAGTATCAGCGTCTGGTGGGTGAAGCCATCAAAAAAGCCCGCCAGATGGCGTTATTGCCGTATGTAACCGATTTATTAAAATAA
- the rpsF gene encoding 30S ribosomal protein S6: MNNYELMVIFTPVLSEEDFKAEQKKYIDFLSNNGGKVVHTNPWGLKSLAYPIQKKTTGLYWVLEYSAPSDFNEKLKIQLLRDDHVLRQLLTKLDKYAVEYNARKRSGVSTGTEKAVEA, encoded by the coding sequence ATGAACAATTACGAATTGATGGTGATTTTTACCCCTGTTCTGAGTGAAGAAGACTTCAAAGCAGAACAGAAGAAGTACATCGACTTTCTGTCGAACAACGGCGGGAAGGTGGTGCATACGAATCCCTGGGGATTAAAATCACTGGCGTATCCCATTCAGAAAAAGACCACAGGTCTTTACTGGGTGTTGGAATATTCTGCGCCATCCGACTTCAATGAGAAGCTGAAGATCCAGCTTCTTCGTGACGACCATGTGCTTCGTCAACTGTTGACCAAACTCGATAAATACGCCGTCGAGTACAACGCAAGAAAGAGAAGTGGCGTTTCTACAGGAACCGAAAAAGCAGTGGAGGCTTAA
- the rplI gene encoding 50S ribosomal protein L9, with the protein MEVILIQDVDHLGGKNEVVRVRNGYARNYLIPQKKAVEANPGNRKQLDEWLKVQKKKEDAMLAEINNVVAKLSESPLKVGAKTGTSGKIFGSVTSLQLSRAIRDQKGYEIDRKRISINDDVKELGSYKASIDFGGGKTTEVEFEVVAE; encoded by the coding sequence ATGGAAGTAATACTGATTCAAGACGTAGATCACCTGGGTGGCAAAAATGAGGTTGTACGGGTACGCAATGGTTATGCCCGCAACTATCTGATCCCCCAGAAGAAAGCCGTGGAAGCCAACCCCGGAAACCGCAAGCAACTCGACGAATGGCTGAAAGTGCAGAAGAAAAAAGAGGATGCCATGCTCGCCGAGATCAACAATGTGGTTGCCAAATTGAGCGAATCCCCGCTGAAAGTTGGTGCCAAAACCGGTACCAGTGGTAAGATCTTTGGTAGCGTGACCTCCCTGCAATTAAGCCGGGCTATCCGCGACCAAAAAGGTTATGAAATCGATCGTAAACGCATATCAATCAATGATGATGTTAAGGAACTGGGTTCCTATAAGGCCAGCATTGACTTTGGTGGCGGAAAAACGACCGAGGTGGAATTTGAAGTGGTGGCTGAATAA